The following proteins come from a genomic window of Maribacter sp. HTCC2170:
- a CDS encoding metallophosphoesterase: MKKLIPVACILFFISCNTKKESSTEFPEFEIGVIADCQYCYCEPTTTRFYKESPDRLKEAVGILNKQSLDYTIHLGDFIDKNFSSFDTIAPIWKNLKSEKYHVLGNHDFSVADSLKYLIFNKMDLKDRYYSIVKNGWRFIVLDGNDLSIHGALTATKKQQTDSLFNLLTTKNLPNLETWNGGLSQEQLDWVENELQLAAAKNENVGFYCHFPTLGETNDHNLWNYNQLLSIIEKYDCVKFYFNGHNHAGGYVQKDGVHYLNFKGMVDTQDSTSFATVAFRKDSLFVTGYGREPNRALKIK; the protein is encoded by the coding sequence ATGAAAAAATTGATTCCTGTCGCGTGCATCTTGTTCTTTATCAGCTGTAATACCAAAAAAGAAAGTTCGACCGAATTTCCTGAATTCGAAATTGGCGTTATAGCCGATTGCCAGTATTGCTATTGCGAACCAACGACAACACGCTTTTACAAAGAATCCCCTGACCGTTTGAAAGAAGCTGTTGGTATTCTCAACAAACAGTCACTTGATTATACCATTCATCTTGGGGATTTCATTGATAAAAACTTTAGCAGTTTTGATACTATTGCTCCTATTTGGAAAAATCTAAAATCAGAAAAATACCATGTTCTGGGGAATCATGATTTTAGTGTAGCGGATTCTTTAAAATATTTGATTTTTAATAAAATGGATTTAAAAGACCGGTATTACAGTATAGTGAAAAACGGATGGCGTTTTATTGTTCTGGATGGAAATGACCTTAGCATACATGGGGCTTTGACAGCTACAAAAAAACAACAAACAGATTCACTTTTTAACCTATTGACCACTAAGAACCTGCCTAATTTAGAAACATGGAATGGTGGCCTGAGCCAAGAACAATTGGATTGGGTAGAAAATGAATTACAATTGGCTGCAGCGAAAAATGAAAATGTAGGTTTTTATTGCCACTTCCCCACCCTTGGAGAAACAAATGACCACAACTTATGGAACTACAATCAATTGCTCTCCATTATTGAAAAATATGATTGTGTGAAATTTTATTTTAATGGGCATAACCATGCAGGCGGATATGTTCAAAAAGATGGCGTGCATTACCTCAACTTTAAAGGAATGGTCGACACTCAGGACAGCACTTCCTTTGCCACGGTGGCTTTCAGAAAAGATTCACTTTTCGTAACAGGATATGGTAGAGAACCCAATCGAGCTCTAAAAATCAAATAA
- the dnaK gene encoding molecular chaperone DnaK produces the protein MSKIIGIDLGTTNSCVSVMEGNEPVVIPNAEGKRTTPSVIAFVEGGEIKVGDPAKRQAVTNPTKTVYSVKRFMGNKFSESKKEADRVPYKVVKGDNDTPRVDIDGRLYTPQELSAIILQKMKKTAEDYLGHDVTRAVVTVPAYFNDAQRQATKEAGEIAGLKVERIINEPTAASLAYGMDKKDTDQKIVVFDFGGGTHDVSILELGDGVFEVLSTDGDTHLGGDDVDQKIIDWLAEEFKSEENIDLRDDAMALQRLREAAEKAKIELSSSSQTEINLPYVTATASGPKHLVRSLTKSKFEQLISDLVKRTIEPCQTALKAAGLSKSDIDEIILVGGSTRIPAVQEAVEKFFGKKPSKGVNPDEVVAVGAAIQGGVLTGDVKDVLLLDVTPLSLGIETMGSVMTKLIDANTTIPTKKSQVFSTAADNQPSVEIHVLQGERPMAGDNKTIGRFHLDGIPPAQRGTPQIEVTFDIDANGIIKVSATDKATNKTQDIRIEASSGLTDEEIEKMKAEAEANAESDKKAKETADKLNEADGMIFQTEKQLTEFGDKLSDDKKKPIEEALEELKKAHESKDVAVITPALEKINEAWKVASEEMYKAQAEAQQEGGAPNGEEAPGAEAAEGDNVEDVDFEEVK, from the coding sequence ATGAGCAAAATTATAGGTATAGATTTGGGTACGACCAACTCCTGCGTTTCTGTAATGGAAGGTAACGAGCCTGTTGTAATCCCTAATGCCGAAGGAAAAAGAACAACACCATCGGTTATCGCATTTGTAGAAGGTGGTGAGATCAAAGTTGGTGACCCTGCAAAACGTCAGGCGGTGACCAATCCTACCAAAACGGTTTATTCGGTTAAACGTTTTATGGGGAACAAATTCTCTGAATCTAAAAAAGAAGCTGACCGTGTACCTTACAAAGTAGTAAAAGGTGACAACGATACACCAAGAGTGGATATAGATGGTCGTTTATATACACCACAAGAACTTTCTGCCATTATTCTTCAGAAAATGAAGAAAACGGCCGAGGATTATTTAGGTCATGATGTTACACGTGCCGTAGTTACTGTACCTGCGTATTTTAATGATGCACAAAGACAAGCTACAAAAGAGGCTGGTGAAATTGCTGGTCTTAAAGTAGAACGTATTATCAACGAACCTACTGCTGCTTCTTTGGCATATGGTATGGACAAAAAAGACACGGATCAAAAAATAGTTGTTTTTGATTTTGGTGGTGGTACACATGATGTTTCTATTCTGGAATTGGGAGATGGCGTTTTTGAGGTATTGTCTACAGATGGTGACACGCATTTAGGTGGTGATGATGTTGACCAAAAAATCATAGATTGGTTGGCTGAAGAATTCAAGAGCGAGGAAAATATTGACCTTCGTGATGATGCAATGGCCTTACAGCGTTTGCGTGAAGCTGCTGAGAAAGCTAAAATTGAATTGTCTTCTTCTTCACAGACCGAGATTAATTTACCTTACGTGACTGCAACAGCTTCTGGACCTAAGCACTTGGTTCGTTCTTTGACAAAATCAAAATTTGAGCAATTGATTTCTGATTTGGTAAAGAGAACTATTGAACCTTGCCAAACTGCACTGAAAGCTGCAGGTTTGTCTAAAAGTGATATTGACGAGATTATCTTGGTTGGTGGTTCAACAAGGATTCCTGCTGTACAGGAAGCGGTTGAGAAGTTTTTCGGAAAAAAACCATCAAAAGGGGTTAACCCTGATGAAGTTGTAGCTGTAGGTGCTGCGATTCAAGGTGGTGTTTTGACAGGCGATGTTAAAGATGTATTGCTATTGGATGTTACTCCGCTTTCTTTGGGTATTGAAACCATGGGTAGTGTAATGACTAAATTGATAGACGCCAATACAACTATCCCAACTAAAAAATCACAGGTATTCTCTACGGCAGCTGATAATCAACCATCGGTTGAGATTCATGTATTGCAAGGAGAACGCCCAATGGCAGGGGATAATAAAACTATCGGACGATTCCATTTAGACGGAATTCCACCTGCACAAAGGGGAACACCACAGATTGAGGTTACTTTTGATATTGATGCCAATGGTATCATCAAAGTTTCTGCTACAGATAAGGCAACGAACAAGACACAGGATATTCGTATCGAAGCTTCTTCTGGATTGACTGATGAGGAAATCGAGAAAATGAAGGCAGAGGCAGAAGCCAATGCTGAATCTGATAAGAAAGCAAAAGAAACTGCTGATAAATTGAATGAGGCCGATGGAATGATCTTCCAGACTGAAAAGCAATTGACCGAATTTGGGGACAAATTATCTGATGATAAGAAAAAACCAATCGAGGAAGCTTTGGAAGAATTGAAGAAAGCACATGAAAGCAAAGATGTTGCTGTAATTACTCCAGCTTTGGAAAAAATCAACGAAGCATGGAAAGTTGCTTCTGAGGAAATGTACAAAGCTCAAGCAGAAGCTCAGCAAGAAGGTGGCGCACCAAATGGTGAGGAAGCTCCAGGAGCTGAAGCAGCTGAAGGTGATAACGTAGAAGACGTAGACTTCGAAGAAGTCAAGTAG
- a CDS encoding L-serine ammonia-lyase: protein MECVSIFDMLKIGIGPSSSHTLGPWRAAERWITELKSSKLFHEVEKVQVHMYGSLSLTGKGHATDYAVMLGLSGADPEYIPVDDIHGIVQKIKDSKVLHFNNEKTVAFDAEVDIRFHRDFLPFHANGMTFEAMLKSGGKTSETYYSIGGGFVVVEAMENSKHKFEDFQTFPYPIELGDELLDYCKKENKSISEIVIENERSLRTTIKINEEIHRIWNTMLECMYTGCHTEGSLPGGLNVRRRAFDMHQGLKGDLPYSNPKEWLQTIRRTEVKFRQILKWVSCFALAVNEVNASLGRVVTAPTNGSAGVIPSVLMYYLVIEDHKAGFEQIKKFLLVAGEIGSIFKKGATISAAMGGCQAEIGVSSAMAAGALTELLGGTPEQVLMAAEIAMEHHLGLTCDPIGGLVQVPCIERNSMGAIKAINAAELALGSDPEDAKVPLDKVVQTMWETAKDMNSKYKETSEGGLAVGVYLSDC, encoded by the coding sequence ATGGAGTGTGTCAGTATTTTTGATATGTTGAAAATTGGCATAGGCCCATCTAGCTCACATACTTTGGGGCCATGGCGTGCTGCCGAACGTTGGATAACTGAGTTAAAATCCTCGAAATTATTTCATGAAGTTGAGAAAGTCCAGGTACATATGTACGGCTCTTTGTCGTTAACAGGAAAAGGCCATGCCACTGATTATGCTGTAATGTTAGGTCTTTCAGGTGCGGATCCTGAATATATACCTGTTGATGATATTCATGGTATTGTTCAAAAAATAAAGGATAGTAAAGTGCTACACTTTAATAATGAAAAAACAGTTGCTTTTGATGCCGAAGTAGATATAAGATTTCACCGTGATTTTTTACCGTTTCATGCCAATGGCATGACCTTCGAGGCTATGTTAAAATCTGGGGGGAAGACCTCTGAGACTTATTATTCAATCGGTGGTGGTTTTGTCGTAGTCGAGGCCATGGAAAACTCCAAGCATAAGTTCGAGGATTTCCAGACCTTTCCCTATCCCATAGAATTGGGGGATGAACTATTGGACTATTGTAAAAAAGAGAACAAAAGCATTTCGGAAATTGTAATCGAGAATGAACGTTCGCTTCGTACTACCATTAAAATAAATGAGGAAATACATCGTATATGGAATACCATGTTGGAGTGTATGTACACAGGCTGCCATACCGAGGGAAGTTTACCAGGCGGTCTCAATGTACGCCGACGTGCCTTTGATATGCACCAAGGGCTAAAAGGCGACCTACCCTACTCCAACCCCAAGGAATGGTTACAGACCATTCGCAGGACTGAAGTTAAATTCAGGCAGATCTTAAAATGGGTAAGCTGCTTTGCACTTGCGGTGAACGAAGTGAACGCATCTTTGGGTCGTGTTGTCACAGCACCCACGAACGGGAGCGCAGGAGTTATACCCTCTGTGTTGATGTATTATTTGGTCATCGAAGACCATAAAGCAGGTTTTGAGCAAATAAAGAAGTTCTTATTGGTAGCTGGGGAAATCGGCAGTATTTTTAAAAAAGGAGCTACAATCTCCGCTGCTATGGGTGGTTGCCAAGCAGAAATTGGAGTTTCATCTGCTATGGCCGCTGGGGCGTTGACCGAGTTGTTGGGCGGCACACCAGAGCAAGTTTTAATGGCCGCAGAAATCGCCATGGAGCATCATTTGGGACTCACCTGTGATCCCATAGGTGGGTTGGTGCAAGTACCCTGTATAGAACGAAACTCTATGGGCGCAATCAAAGCCATAAATGCCGCTGAATTGGCCTTGGGCTCTGACCCAGAAGATGCCAAAGTACCATTGGACAAGGTAGTACAGACCATGTGGGAAACCGCAAAAGATATGAACTCAAAATACAAAGAAACCTCGGAAGGTGGGCTCGCTGTTGGGGTGTATTTAAGTGATTGTTAA
- a CDS encoding amidohydrolase family protein, translating into MEKTDDLIAITNTSIINMNDGEIAEGMTLIIKKGIISTIGKSNELEIPSKAKVVDGTGKYIIPGLWDMHAHTSSESVTRSVLYPSFIANGITGIRVLSADCFEPCWELQMNIDQSKGLQSDVENSILVGPNAIFGSTYINGAIPGKPSTIKEPGNRQDGKKLVHLLLDRGVDFIKIYDEIPRNAYFGIAEEAKKKGLPIAGHVPVSIKASEASDAGQKSIEHCCAGSLFEECSSEEKKLREQITKVIQSREPKNMYSLVLELVKTYDDAKCQEVIRKFLENNTFYTPTLVATEMDNILRKDDWRDDPRLKYLPKIEHEFWIEDEITTKEVLGIQDPLIREKRFDIVGDMNKAGVKLLAGSDCGVFGVHYGSGLHDELELLVEAGLTELEALQTATLNPAEYSDKLEFLGNVREGLKADLIILNENPLDNISNTKRIYSVLSNGKYYDRQRLDTMLENVAIEVAK; encoded by the coding sequence ATGGAAAAGACCGATGATTTAATTGCTATTACCAACACTTCTATTATTAACATGAATGATGGTGAAATTGCAGAAGGAATGACCTTGATTATCAAAAAAGGTATAATTTCAACAATTGGAAAGTCAAATGAATTAGAAATTCCTTCTAAGGCAAAGGTAGTAGATGGAACAGGAAAATACATCATTCCTGGTCTTTGGGATATGCACGCCCATACGTCCTCTGAATCAGTTACAAGAAGCGTACTTTATCCCTCATTTATTGCTAATGGTATAACAGGAATTCGTGTTTTAAGTGCTGATTGTTTTGAACCATGTTGGGAATTACAAATGAATATTGACCAGTCAAAAGGACTTCAAAGTGACGTTGAAAATTCAATTCTAGTTGGACCAAATGCAATATTTGGGAGTACATATATTAATGGTGCAATACCTGGAAAACCTTCAACTATAAAAGAACCCGGTAACAGACAAGACGGAAAAAAACTTGTTCATCTTTTATTAGACAGAGGAGTTGATTTTATTAAGATTTACGACGAAATTCCTAGAAATGCATATTTTGGAATAGCAGAAGAGGCTAAAAAGAAAGGCTTACCAATTGCAGGTCATGTTCCAGTATCAATAAAAGCATCTGAAGCTTCAGATGCAGGTCAAAAAAGCATTGAACATTGTTGTGCAGGCAGTCTGTTTGAAGAGTGTAGCTCAGAAGAAAAAAAACTTCGTGAACAAATCACTAAAGTTATCCAATCAAGAGAACCAAAAAACATGTATAGTTTGGTTTTAGAGTTGGTTAAAACTTATGATGATGCAAAATGTCAGGAAGTCATTAGGAAATTTCTCGAAAACAATACCTTTTACACACCTACTTTAGTTGCCACTGAAATGGATAATATCTTGAGAAAGGATGATTGGAGAGATGACCCAAGACTTAAATATTTACCTAAGATAGAGCATGAATTTTGGATTGAGGATGAAATAACAACAAAGGAAGTTCTAGGAATACAAGACCCGTTAATTCGAGAAAAACGATTTGATATTGTAGGTGATATGAATAAAGCAGGAGTCAAACTTCTAGCAGGTTCTGACTGTGGTGTATTTGGAGTGCATTACGGATCTGGACTGCATGATGAGCTAGAATTGCTAGTTGAAGCAGGTTTGACAGAATTGGAAGCACTTCAAACAGCTACGCTAAATCCAGCAGAATACTCTGATAAATTAGAATTTCTTGGAAATGTTAGAGAAGGTCTGAAAGCGGATTTAATCATTCTAAATGAAAACCCGTTAGATAATATTAGCAATACAAAACGAATTTATTCAGTTTTGTCTAACGGCAAATATTACGACAGACAAAGACTTGATACGATGTTAGAGAATGTGGCAATTGAAGTAGCTAAATAA
- a CDS encoding PIN domain-containing protein gives MANYVILDTSIYRELGFKFNENIDYQNLCNFTMNTDGEVLLSNIVIEEFTNFYKESLKSKTNAYLKSTNDLKRDGFFKSPQLNTDDVEKEFKKAIQKFRKTLSIDPVKKHRIAVLQPTQIDGLELTKFILESRESKESNVQIR, from the coding sequence ATGGCAAATTATGTGATTTTAGACACTTCGATTTACAGGGAACTTGGATTTAAATTCAATGAAAATATTGATTATCAAAACCTCTGTAATTTTACAATGAATACTGATGGAGAAGTATTACTATCGAACATTGTAATTGAGGAGTTTACAAATTTTTACAAAGAGAGTTTAAAGTCTAAAACTAATGCATATTTAAAATCAACGAACGATTTAAAGAGAGATGGCTTTTTCAAAAGCCCTCAATTAAATACAGATGATGTAGAAAAGGAATTTAAAAAAGCTATTCAAAAATTCAGAAAAACATTATCAATTGACCCAGTAAAAAAACATAGAATAGCAGTTCTTCAACCGACTCAAATAGACGGACTTGAATTGACTAAATTTATTTTAGAAAGCCGTGAATCAAAAGAAAGTAATGTTCAAATTAGATAA
- a CDS encoding helix-turn-helix domain-containing protein, which translates to MRGGKQTPVCSRTVHSSTVRHNLKTEINIVINAYEYFKNHPKFNKLVGNDFLFVEYKCPLNIEEYQLWIENHLITYVVSGKKDWITSNKTHKLTAGDTLFVRKGVYTTKQYLESDYCVMLFFINDKFIKRFITENPSFKRELNHRKEHNQIFDITTNEVFKTLIESIFHYLKQGEEIPKELVEIKFKELLFNIVLNSNNNQLLFFFNSITQDAKSNIENIMTENFQYDLKIADFAKLCGKSLSSFKREFKECFNTTPSRWLIDKRLEHSKALLIGTNLTVSEIGYECGFKNNSHFIQAFKKKVNVTPKKFRTLKKE; encoded by the coding sequence GTGCGTGGCGGAAAGCAAACGCCAGTTTGCTCCCGTACTGTTCATAGCTCAACCGTTAGGCATAATTTAAAAACTGAAATCAACATAGTGATTAATGCATACGAATACTTTAAAAATCATCCAAAATTCAACAAGCTTGTTGGAAATGATTTCTTATTCGTAGAATATAAATGCCCTCTTAATATTGAAGAATATCAATTGTGGATTGAGAATCACTTAATAACGTATGTTGTAAGTGGTAAAAAAGATTGGATTACTTCAAATAAAACACATAAGCTTACAGCAGGAGACACTCTGTTTGTTAGAAAAGGAGTTTATACAACAAAGCAATATCTAGAAAGTGATTATTGTGTAATGCTGTTCTTTATCAACGATAAATTCATCAAAAGATTTATTACAGAAAACCCATCTTTTAAAAGAGAATTAAATCATCGGAAAGAGCATAATCAAATTTTCGACATTACTACTAATGAAGTGTTTAAAACATTAATAGAAAGCATATTCCATTATTTAAAGCAAGGAGAAGAAATTCCGAAAGAGCTAGTGGAAATTAAATTTAAAGAATTACTCTTTAATATAGTGCTTAATTCAAACAATAACCAACTACTTTTTTTCTTCAATTCAATAACGCAAGATGCCAAATCTAATATTGAAAATATTATGACAGAAAATTTTCAATACGATTTGAAAATAGCTGATTTTGCTAAACTTTGTGGTAAAAGTTTATCTTCTTTTAAACGTGAGTTTAAAGAATGTTTTAACACTACACCAAGTAGGTGGTTAATCGATAAAAGATTAGAACATTCCAAAGCCCTATTGATAGGAACGAATCTAACCGTAAGTGAAATAGGTTACGAATGTGGATTTAAAAACAACTCGCACTTTATTCAAGCTTTTAAAAAGAAAGTAAACGTAACTCCCAAAAAATTTAGAACGCTCAAAAAAGAATGA
- a CDS encoding OsmC family protein — protein sequence MQSQEFSTRDLKSIKNSSVVHKRHLVLHEKYQKNPATAWITDSAEVNGINLQDPFRTKVSINNEMKVPFRIGVHKAVGGDHDFPNPGDLLCASLASCFESTVRMISNKLGIELFETKVRATAQVDVRGTLMIDKSVPVGFQSMHIDVLIIAKNTNEKLLHKLIEGAKRSCIVYQTIKKGIPITLNADVKIKN from the coding sequence ATGCAAAGTCAGGAATTTTCAACTAGAGATTTAAAATCTATAAAGAATAGTTCTGTAGTACATAAAAGACATTTAGTTCTTCACGAAAAGTATCAAAAGAATCCTGCAACTGCTTGGATTACTGATTCTGCGGAGGTCAATGGAATTAATCTACAAGACCCTTTTAGAACAAAGGTTTCCATCAATAATGAAATGAAAGTTCCATTCAGAATTGGAGTTCATAAAGCAGTTGGTGGAGATCACGATTTTCCAAACCCAGGCGATTTACTATGTGCTTCTTTAGCTTCCTGTTTTGAAAGTACCGTTAGAATGATTTCCAATAAACTAGGAATAGAACTCTTTGAAACAAAAGTAAGAGCAACTGCTCAAGTAGATGTAAGAGGAACGTTAATGATTGATAAATCTGTTCCAGTTGGATTTCAATCTATGCATATTGATGTATTAATTATTGCTAAAAACACCAATGAAAAGCTCTTACATAAACTAATTGAAGGAGCAAAACGCAGCTGTATTGTCTATCAAACTATAAAAAAGGGCATCCCAATTACTTTAAATGCAGACGTTAAAATCAAAAACTAA
- the mddA gene encoding methanethiol S-methyltransferase produces the protein MKKSIILLYGIVAYFVFLIAFLYAIGFVGNIIVPKSIDSGADTTMYSSIFINVILLSVFALQHSIMARPKFKEWLNSIFSQAMERSTYILLSSLALILIYWQWQPITTIVWETENTILSSIITGIFFLGWLIVLLSTFMINHFELFGLSQIFDNLKNKQTANPKFQTNYLYKIVRHPIMLGFIIAFWATPTMTVGHLLFALVTTIYIFIAVKYLEEKDLRKFIGEKYETYQKEVPMIIPFTKNKR, from the coding sequence ATGAAAAAATCAATCATCTTATTATATGGAATTGTAGCTTATTTTGTCTTTCTAATTGCTTTTTTATATGCCATTGGGTTTGTAGGTAACATAATTGTTCCAAAATCAATAGACTCTGGTGCAGATACTACAATGTATTCTTCCATATTTATCAATGTAATATTATTAAGTGTTTTTGCTTTGCAACATAGTATAATGGCGAGACCAAAATTTAAAGAATGGCTTAATTCCATTTTTAGTCAAGCTATGGAACGTAGCACTTATATTCTACTATCTAGTTTAGCTTTAATTTTAATCTATTGGCAATGGCAACCAATAACAACTATAGTTTGGGAAACCGAAAACACAATTCTTTCTAGTATTATAACTGGAATATTTTTTCTAGGTTGGCTTATTGTTTTACTTTCTACGTTTATGATTAATCATTTTGAACTTTTTGGATTATCCCAAATTTTCGATAATCTAAAAAACAAACAAACTGCTAACCCAAAATTTCAAACCAACTATTTATATAAAATTGTTAGACATCCCATAATGCTAGGTTTTATAATCGCCTTTTGGGCAACGCCTACTATGACAGTTGGACATTTACTATTTGCTCTAGTAACTACAATTTACATTTTTATAGCTGTAAAATATTTGGAGGAAAAAGACCTTCGTAAATTTATTGGAGAAAAATATGAAACGTACCAAAAAGAAGTGCCCATGATTATTCCTTTCACTAAAAACAAGAGGTAG
- a CDS encoding M28 family metallopeptidase — MAVIKSNIQFKIQMIKNYLKFLVVAMLFSSCENDKKPNTKIVEIDQTTIGKHIERLASDEFLGRKPFTEGEIKTVNYLKDEFEKLGVLPGNGSSFFQDVPMVEITGTPSEKMIISGNNESFNLEYLKDFVATTNKTEPDLNLDNSELVFAGYGIVAPEYGWNDYEGIDWKGKTAVVLINDPGFNSGDSTLFKGNEMTYYGRWTYKYEEAARQGADGLIIIHDTEPASYGWNVIESGWTGARLIIESDLPQLNIESWISGESAEKMFEISTMKGQDYKTLSRNKNFKPIALDLKVSVKIKNEIKKDVSKNVVALIPGTDRKDEFIIYSAHWDHFGVGKAINGDSIYNGSVDNASGTAGLLAIAEAFKKSEATKRSIVLLAVTGEEQGLLGSAYYSENPIFSPKKTIANINIDALDSPGKMKDLTITGFGQSEMDEYAKEAANQQNRYIIPDPEAEKGYFFRSDHFNFAKIGIPALYASGSYEGFDLSIEEIKKYNDNYRMYKYHQPSDEYNSETTELSGVQLDLQLFFNVGFKLSNEEYFPKWYNGSEFKAARK; from the coding sequence TTGGCAGTAATTAAATCGAACATTCAATTCAAAATACAAATGATAAAAAATTATTTAAAATTTTTAGTAGTAGCAATGCTTTTTAGCAGTTGTGAAAACGACAAAAAGCCAAATACGAAAATAGTTGAAATTGATCAAACAACTATCGGAAAGCACATTGAACGTCTAGCGTCCGATGAGTTTCTAGGAAGAAAACCATTTACTGAAGGGGAAATAAAGACCGTAAACTATTTAAAAGATGAGTTTGAAAAATTAGGAGTTTTACCAGGAAATGGTAGTAGTTTTTTTCAAGATGTTCCAATGGTAGAAATTACAGGAACTCCATCAGAAAAAATGATTATTTCAGGAAATAACGAAAGCTTTAATTTAGAATACTTAAAGGATTTTGTTGCAACAACAAATAAAACAGAACCTGATCTAAACCTTGATAATTCAGAACTTGTATTTGCAGGTTATGGTATTGTTGCTCCTGAGTATGGATGGAATGATTATGAAGGTATAGATTGGAAAGGAAAAACTGCTGTTGTTTTAATAAACGATCCTGGTTTTAATTCTGGTGATTCAACCTTATTTAAAGGAAATGAAATGACTTACTATGGACGTTGGACTTACAAATATGAAGAAGCTGCAAGACAAGGTGCCGATGGGCTTATAATTATTCATGATACAGAACCAGCTTCCTATGGTTGGAATGTAATTGAATCTGGTTGGACCGGTGCACGGTTAATTATAGAAAGTGATTTACCTCAATTAAATATTGAGTCATGGATCAGTGGTGAAAGTGCTGAGAAAATGTTTGAAATTTCAACAATGAAAGGTCAAGACTATAAAACACTTTCTAGAAATAAAAACTTTAAACCAATTGCATTAGACTTAAAAGTTTCAGTAAAAATTAAAAATGAAATTAAGAAAGATGTTTCCAAAAATGTAGTTGCTCTTATACCAGGTACGGACAGAAAAGACGAGTTTATTATATACTCAGCTCATTGGGATCATTTTGGCGTGGGTAAAGCTATCAATGGTGACTCGATCTACAATGGATCAGTAGATAACGCATCTGGCACGGCAGGTTTATTAGCAATTGCCGAAGCGTTCAAAAAATCTGAAGCTACTAAACGTTCAATCGTCCTATTAGCTGTTACAGGAGAAGAGCAAGGCTTGTTAGGATCAGCGTATTATTCAGAAAACCCAATTTTTAGTCCTAAGAAAACAATAGCAAACATTAATATTGATGCGCTTGATAGTCCCGGGAAAATGAAAGATTTAACAATTACAGGTTTTGGTCAATCTGAAATGGATGAATATGCCAAAGAAGCTGCTAATCAACAAAACAGGTACATTATTCCTGATCCAGAAGCAGAAAAAGGATATTTCTTTAGATCAGATCATTTCAATTTTGCAAAAATTGGAATCCCTGCCTTGTATGCAAGTGGTTCTTATGAAGGGTTTGATCTTAGTATTGAAGAAATAAAAAAGTACAATGATAATTATCGTATGTATAAATATCATCAACCTTCTGACGAATACAATTCTGAGACGACAGAATTAAGTGGTGTTCAATTAGATTTACAACTATTTTTTAATGTCGGCTTTAAATTATCTAATGAAGAATATTTCCCAAAATGGTACAATGGAAGTGAATTTAAAGCTGCTAGAAAATAA